The following coding sequences are from one Halorubrum sp. BOL3-1 window:
- the argH gene encoding argininosuccinate lyase, translating into MTDDDPRTVDANAGDADGDTGDDGGTAVRRDRFSGGPAREFLSSLAADEAIFAADLAVDRAHVVMLAERGIVDDAVAGEVLAALDGVEAAGHGDLPDGEDVHEAIETAVIDRVGPDGGKMHTARSRNDEVATCIRYRLRGDLLDAVEATLAFREALVDVADEHAETVMPGYTHLQPAQPTTVGHYLLSYEGAVARDTDRLLDAYDRTNRSPLGAAAFAGTPFDVDRDRTAALLGFDGTVRNSTDAVSTRDFLAESASALATLATTLSGLAEDLIVFSNRGVIGLSDAYASTSSIMPQKKNPDTLELTRGVAGDAIGEATGTLSLLKGLPRAYNRDLQRAHASVFETAGDVREATEVAAGAVATADWDEDALAAAAGEGFSTATGVADLLAAGGLPFRTAHEIVASAAPEVADGDDPAAAAAKVDEAARTVLGESLFERVSRDEVERVLDPAASVASRDSAGGPAPAAVAEELTAATDALDADATALDERYESLAAAADALDAEVATYE; encoded by the coding sequence ATGACCGACGACGACCCCCGCACGGTCGACGCGAACGCGGGCGACGCCGACGGCGATACGGGTGACGACGGCGGCACCGCCGTCCGCCGCGACCGCTTCAGCGGCGGTCCCGCCCGCGAGTTCCTGTCGAGCCTCGCGGCCGACGAGGCCATCTTCGCGGCCGACCTCGCGGTCGACCGCGCGCACGTGGTCATGCTCGCGGAGCGGGGGATCGTCGACGACGCGGTCGCGGGCGAGGTCCTCGCCGCCCTCGACGGCGTGGAGGCGGCCGGTCACGGCGACCTGCCCGACGGCGAGGACGTCCACGAGGCGATCGAGACGGCCGTCATCGACCGGGTCGGTCCCGACGGCGGGAAGATGCACACCGCCCGCTCGCGCAACGACGAGGTGGCGACCTGTATCCGCTACCGGCTGCGCGGGGACCTGCTCGACGCCGTCGAGGCGACGCTCGCGTTCCGCGAGGCGCTCGTCGACGTCGCGGACGAACACGCCGAGACCGTGATGCCGGGGTACACCCACCTCCAGCCGGCGCAGCCGACGACCGTGGGGCACTACCTCCTCTCGTACGAGGGCGCGGTCGCGCGCGACACGGACCGGCTCCTCGACGCCTACGACCGGACGAACCGCTCGCCGCTCGGCGCGGCCGCGTTCGCGGGGACGCCGTTCGACGTCGACCGCGACCGGACCGCGGCGCTGCTCGGGTTCGACGGGACGGTCCGCAACTCGACCGACGCGGTCTCGACGCGGGACTTCCTCGCGGAGTCCGCGAGCGCGCTCGCGACGCTGGCGACGACGCTGTCGGGGCTGGCGGAGGACCTGATCGTGTTCTCGAACAGGGGGGTGATCGGGCTGTCGGACGCGTACGCCTCCACCTCGTCGATCATGCCCCAGAAGAAGAACCCCGACACGCTGGAGCTGACCCGCGGCGTCGCGGGCGATGCGATAGGTGAGGCGACCGGTACGTTGAGCCTGCTGAAGGGGCTGCCGCGCGCCTACAACCGCGACCTCCAGCGCGCTCACGCGAGCGTCTTCGAGACCGCCGGCGACGTGCGCGAGGCGACCGAGGTCGCGGCTGGCGCGGTCGCGACCGCCGACTGGGACGAGGACGCGCTCGCGGCCGCCGCGGGCGAGGGCTTTTCGACGGCGACCGGCGTTGCCGACCTGCTTGCGGCCGGCGGACTCCCGTTCCGGACCGCCCACGAGATCGTCGCGAGCGCGGCGCCCGAGGTCGCGGACGGCGACGACCCCGCGGCGGCCGCCGCAAAAGTTGACGAGGCCGCACGGACCGTGCTGGGCGAGTCCCTCTTCGAGCGCGTGTCCCGCGACGAGGTCGAACGCGTGCTCGATCCGGCGGCGAGCGTCGCGAGCCGCGACTCCGCGGGCGGTCCGGCTCCCGCGGCGGTGGCCGAGGAACTGACGGCGGCGACCGACGCGCTCGACGCGGACGCGACGGCCCTCGACGAGCGGTACGAGTCGCTCGCGGCGGCCGCCGACGCGCTCGACGCGGAGGTGGCGACGTATGAGTGA
- a CDS encoding argininosuccinate synthase, protein MTKVALAFSGGLDTTVCVPLLKEEYGHDEVIGVNVDVGQPTEEFDEAEETAEALGLDLHVVDAKAEFADLCFDAVKSNAGYQGYPLGTALARPVIAEAILGVAEEQGCDAIAHGCTGKGNDQLRFEAVWRGSDLEVIAPVRELGLTREWEIDYAAEKDLPVEAGDGGVWSIDENIWSRAVEGGKLENPDYEPPEDIYEWTAEPEGETTIEVTFEEGVPTAVDGEEMNPVSLIQHLNEYAGGYGVGRTDVMEDRMLGLKVRENYEHPAATVLLTAHRALEDLVLTKNERSFKKGIEQEWSEKAYQGLVFAPVVDALNAFVDETQDVVTGTATVKVSGGDCRVVARDSEYAVYSEEMASFNTEDVAGIAQSDATGVAKYHGLQERLANDVKAGVEKPELATDGSGNDTVETDEN, encoded by the coding sequence ATGACGAAGGTTGCACTCGCGTTCAGCGGGGGACTCGACACCACCGTTTGCGTACCGCTACTGAAAGAGGAGTACGGCCACGACGAGGTCATCGGCGTCAACGTCGACGTCGGCCAGCCGACCGAGGAGTTCGACGAGGCCGAGGAGACCGCAGAGGCGCTGGGTCTCGACCTCCACGTCGTCGACGCGAAGGCGGAGTTCGCGGACCTCTGTTTCGACGCGGTGAAATCCAACGCCGGCTATCAGGGCTACCCGCTCGGCACCGCGCTCGCGCGCCCGGTCATCGCCGAGGCGATCCTCGGGGTGGCTGAAGAGCAGGGCTGTGACGCCATCGCCCACGGCTGTACGGGCAAGGGGAACGACCAGCTCCGGTTCGAGGCCGTCTGGCGCGGGTCCGACCTCGAAGTGATCGCCCCTGTACGCGAGCTCGGTCTCACCCGCGAGTGGGAGATCGACTACGCCGCCGAGAAGGACCTGCCCGTCGAGGCCGGCGACGGCGGCGTCTGGTCCATCGACGAGAACATCTGGTCGCGCGCGGTCGAGGGCGGGAAACTGGAGAACCCGGACTACGAGCCGCCGGAGGACATCTACGAGTGGACCGCGGAGCCGGAGGGGGAGACCACCATCGAGGTGACCTTCGAGGAGGGCGTCCCGACCGCCGTCGACGGCGAGGAGATGAACCCGGTGTCGCTCATCCAGCACCTCAACGAGTACGCCGGCGGCTACGGCGTCGGCCGCACCGACGTGATGGAGGACCGCATGCTCGGGTTGAAGGTGCGCGAGAACTACGAGCACCCGGCCGCGACCGTCCTGCTCACGGCCCACCGAGCGCTCGAAGACCTCGTCCTCACGAAGAACGAGCGCTCGTTCAAGAAGGGGATCGAACAGGAGTGGTCCGAGAAGGCGTACCAGGGTCTCGTCTTCGCGCCCGTCGTCGACGCGCTGAACGCCTTCGTCGACGAGACGCAGGACGTGGTGACCGGCACGGCGACGGTGAAGGTGTCCGGCGGCGACTGCCGCGTCGTCGCCCGCGACTCCGAGTACGCCGTCTACTCCGAGGAGATGGCCTCGTTCAACACCGAGGACGTCGCCGGCATCGCCCAGTCGGACGCGACGGGCGTCGCGAAGTACCACGGGCTTCAGGAGCGCCTCGCAAACGACGTGAAGGCCGGCGTCGAGAAGCCCGAACTCGCGACGGACGGGTCGGGGAACGACACCGTCGAGACCGACGAGAACTGA